In a single window of the Niabella ginsenosidivorans genome:
- a CDS encoding PSP1 domain-containing protein: protein MNTYDWLRNLPIASLDDYCNVVEVSFNKGTRKDFYRNTTLQLFEKGDLVTVEGISGFDVGEISLTGEIVRLQMKKYGVKEDNPEMKKILRPSTERDLDLRKVNKDREPEAVIRSRAIAKQLNLNMKISQVEMQADGRKATFFYIADGRVDFRELIKVYAQEFKVKVEMRQIGARQEAGKVGGIGSCGRELCCSTWLTDFKSVNTTVARYQNLSINQTKLSGQCGRLKCCLNYELDTYLDALQGFPNDCDQIQVAKGTASLIKKDIFKNLMWYSLPDSTKQYPLTIERVRKIKSLNRQHIIPEELEPVEVTSHKPVEVEHEFVDVVGQISLRSLERADKKKRQQKKKQGQKEQPQGQKQVQTQQSIARHTAQPPKKGSAGRPPHHKNKPGRNKQQEGKKQEKN from the coding sequence ATGAATACATATGATTGGTTACGTAATTTGCCAATTGCCAGTCTGGATGATTACTGCAATGTGGTTGAAGTAAGCTTTAATAAAGGAACGCGCAAGGATTTTTACCGGAATACCACTTTACAATTATTTGAAAAGGGAGACCTGGTTACCGTAGAAGGGATAAGCGGGTTTGATGTAGGCGAAATTTCGCTGACGGGTGAAATTGTGCGCCTGCAGATGAAAAAATACGGAGTTAAGGAAGATAACCCCGAAATGAAAAAAATATTACGCCCGTCAACCGAAAGAGATCTTGATCTGCGAAAAGTAAATAAAGACCGGGAACCGGAGGCGGTTATCCGCAGCCGTGCCATTGCCAAGCAATTAAACCTGAATATGAAAATAAGCCAGGTGGAAATGCAGGCCGACGGGCGGAAGGCGACCTTTTTTTATATAGCCGACGGCCGGGTAGATTTCAGGGAGCTGATTAAAGTGTATGCACAGGAATTTAAGGTAAAGGTAGAAATGCGGCAGATCGGTGCCCGGCAGGAAGCCGGAAAAGTGGGCGGCATCGGAAGCTGCGGAAGAGAATTATGCTGCTCCACCTGGTTAACGGATTTCAAATCGGTGAACACAACCGTGGCCCGTTACCAGAACCTTTCCATTAACCAGACCAAGCTGAGCGGACAATGCGGCCGTTTAAAATGTTGCCTGAATTATGAGCTGGATACCTACCTGGACGCTTTACAGGGTTTCCCTAATGATTGCGACCAGATACAGGTAGCCAAAGGAACCGCTTCTCTTATTAAAAAAGATATTTTCAAGAACCTGATGTGGTATTCGCTGCCGGATAGTACCAAGCAATACCCCCTTACGATTGAGCGGGTCCGTAAAATAAAATCCCTTAATCGCCAGCATATTATCCCGGAAGAACTGGAGCCGGTAGAAGTAACCAGCCATAAGCCGGTGGAAGTAGAGCATGAGTTTGTGGATGTAGTGGGACAGATCAGTTTACGAAGCCTGGAACGTGCTGATAAAAAGAAACGCCAGCAAAAGAAAAAACAGGGACAAAAAGAACAGCCTCAGGGACAAAAGCAGGTGCAAACGCAGCAATCAATTGCCAGGCACACAGCACAGCCCCCCAAAAAAGGATCGGCCGGCCGTCCGCCCCATCATAAGAATAAACCGGGACGTAACAAACAGCAGGAAGGAAAAAAGCAGGAAAAGAATTAG
- a CDS encoding DNA polymerase III subunit — translation MQFKDVIGQATLKSELPELMQENRLAHAILFLGKEGSGALPLALAFAQYIVCERINQPSASSKEPSLFGDAEPEPAGDLFYDSCGTCPACLKAAAFAHPDVHFSYPVVTKKSGTPPISTDYITEWREFLKSHPYGNAYDWLQFIGAENKQGNITAQECNDIIKKLNLKSFESGYKVLIMWLPEYLGNEGNKLLKLIEEPPPNTVFLFVAENEGQILGTILSRVQLIKVPLLEDRDIETALVERNNILPETAARIAAVSQGNYHTALQLSRSADEDWQELLRDWLNAIMKTGPVAQSRWVDEVSKLGREQQKQFLQYFNHLLQLAVKMQIFEEAGKGHPEKEQDFALRLNKISGLEQQQAIIEELDNAAYYIERNANSKMLFMALTIKIYHIIKDKIVFLNE, via the coding sequence ATGCAGTTTAAGGATGTTATTGGCCAGGCAACATTAAAAAGCGAATTGCCGGAGCTGATGCAGGAAAACCGGTTGGCACATGCCATTTTATTTCTGGGAAAAGAAGGGAGCGGTGCGCTGCCGCTGGCATTGGCTTTTGCACAATATATTGTATGCGAGCGCATTAATCAACCATCTGCCTCTTCCAAGGAGCCATCACTTTTTGGAGATGCGGAGCCGGAACCTGCGGGGGATCTTTTCTACGATTCCTGTGGTACCTGCCCTGCCTGCCTGAAGGCGGCCGCCTTTGCGCACCCTGATGTTCACTTCAGCTATCCTGTGGTGACCAAAAAATCCGGAACTCCGCCCATCAGCACCGATTATATTACTGAATGGCGGGAGTTTTTAAAAAGTCACCCTTACGGAAATGCTTATGACTGGCTTCAATTTATTGGCGCAGAGAATAAACAGGGAAACATTACTGCGCAGGAATGCAACGATATTATAAAAAAATTGAATTTAAAAAGCTTTGAAAGCGGATATAAAGTGCTCATTATGTGGTTGCCCGAATACCTGGGCAATGAGGGGAACAAGCTGCTGAAGCTGATTGAGGAGCCGCCTCCCAATACGGTTTTTCTGTTTGTGGCTGAAAATGAAGGACAGATCCTGGGCACGATCCTTAGCCGGGTGCAATTAATAAAGGTACCCTTACTGGAGGATAGGGATATTGAAACCGCCCTGGTAGAAAGAAATAATATACTGCCCGAAACAGCTGCCCGTATTGCTGCTGTAAGCCAGGGAAATTATCATACTGCCCTGCAATTGTCGCGGAGTGCCGACGAGGACTGGCAGGAATTGCTGCGCGATTGGCTGAACGCGATCATGAAAACCGGGCCCGTAGCCCAGTCAAGATGGGTGGATGAGGTCAGCAAACTGGGCCGGGAGCAGCAGAAACAGTTCCTGCAATATTTCAATCACCTGCTGCAACTGGCAGTTAAAATGCAGATTTTTGAAGAAGCGGGTAAGGGTCATCCGGAAAAAGAGCAGGATTTTGCCCTCCGCTTGAATAAGATCAGCGGACTGGAACAGCAGCAGGCCATTATTGAAGAACTGGATAATGCAGCGTATTATATTGAGCGGAATGCAAACAGTAAGATGTTGTTTATGGCATTAACCATTAAAATTTATCATATCATTAAGGACAAAATCGTATTTTTGAACGAATGA
- a CDS encoding DUF4421 family protein, translating into MKRLVFYFLFSGSCLAVFSQDTPVPEKYDSTYYERYPHKLAIGPILSKKNTTFAIGSKEQGGPLRYSTNTPTRVGVSVGYDWLSVSASVGLGTLDPDYKKDKGKTKSINFQWSVTGQSVLADLHFQVNKGLYLRGEQDPSFSSEPYYVRPDIRTQIFGVTVRKILNSRQFSIKPPFVFDTWQKRSAGSFMLGGEFVYGSARGDSALVPAGLAQHFPDAAVNHMHYIMFGPTLAYAHSFVISNHFFVTAVASVNGDAAQTFEQNTSGDQKTRWYFTPNISMRGAIGYNARDWELVASAISNRFFIGANEKDIHYQNYSDQFRLAYIRRINAGKAIPAAVNWGRKIIETLGFGFLID; encoded by the coding sequence ATGAAGCGACTTGTATTTTATTTTTTATTTTCCGGGAGCTGCCTTGCCGTCTTTTCACAGGATACACCTGTGCCGGAAAAATATGATTCCACTTATTATGAACGCTATCCGCATAAACTGGCAATAGGCCCTATACTGTCAAAAAAGAATACCACATTTGCCATCGGCTCAAAAGAGCAGGGTGGCCCGCTCAGGTATTCTACCAATACCCCTACCCGTGTGGGCGTATCCGTTGGTTACGACTGGCTTTCAGTAAGCGCTTCCGTTGGGTTGGGCACCCTTGATCCCGATTATAAAAAAGACAAAGGCAAAACAAAATCCATCAACTTCCAGTGGTCGGTTACGGGGCAATCAGTACTGGCCGATCTGCATTTCCAGGTAAATAAAGGCCTTTATCTGAGAGGGGAACAGGACCCATCCTTCAGCAGTGAACCGTATTATGTACGGCCCGACATCCGGACACAGATTTTTGGAGTCACCGTACGGAAAATATTGAACAGCCGCCAGTTTTCCATAAAGCCCCCGTTTGTATTTGATACCTGGCAAAAAAGATCTGCCGGAAGCTTTATGCTTGGCGGTGAATTTGTTTATGGAAGCGCCAGGGGCGACAGTGCGCTGGTGCCGGCCGGCCTTGCCCAACACTTCCCTGATGCTGCTGTGAACCATATGCATTACATCATGTTTGGGCCCACCCTTGCCTACGCGCACAGCTTTGTGATCAGCAACCACTTTTTTGTTACCGCTGTAGCTTCTGTTAACGGGGATGCTGCGCAAACCTTTGAGCAAAATACCAGTGGCGATCAGAAAACCCGCTGGTATTTTACCCCGAACATAAGCATGCGGGGCGCCATTGGATACAATGCCCGTGACTGGGAACTGGTGGCTTCCGCCATCTCTAACCGCTTCTTTATCGGCGCTAATGAAAAGGACATCCATTATCAAAATTACAGCGACCAGTTCCGGCTGGCTTACATCCGCCGGATTAATGCGGGCAAAGCCATTCCGGCTGCTGTGAACTGGGGACGGAAAATTATTGAAACCCTGGGATTCGGTTTTTTGATTGATTAG
- a CDS encoding serine hydrolase domain-containing protein, with the protein MQRIRIAKSACMICLLFILTNCSKNDIQTPKRPDGFETGSFKEAGIDEAPIIKLANEIQSGKYNIHSVLILKDNKLIYENYFTGDDAVFPDPVGVMNHNRDSLHDCRSLTKSLVSACVGIAIEQGRIHGLDDKIFNYFPAYTKYATSKRANITIRDLLTMSAGFKWNENTPYTDTLNDEINMSTKPDVVDYVLSKPMVHTPGTVWNYSGGCTQLLAELIKNATGLRIDSFAKTYLFKPLGITNYNWYVRPSLTPKEGEVVWAPSGLRMRPIDLAKIGTLYLNKGSCNGNAILSEKWVEQSLHWQINTDGLSEGYGFQFWCTQPFIAKEYTNVTMADGNGGQRICMIPSKSIVIVLTAGNYDEAGSISDDLLTNVFFPAIH; encoded by the coding sequence ATGCAAAGAATCAGAATTGCCAAATCAGCCTGCATGATTTGTTTATTATTTATTTTAACTAATTGTTCTAAAAATGATATCCAAACACCAAAACGTCCGGACGGTTTTGAAACCGGCTCATTCAAAGAAGCCGGTATTGATGAAGCGCCAATAATAAAACTGGCGAATGAAATTCAGTCAGGAAAATATAATATTCACAGTGTTTTGATCCTGAAGGATAATAAATTAATTTATGAAAACTATTTTACTGGTGACGATGCAGTTTTCCCAGACCCGGTTGGCGTAATGAACCACAACAGAGATAGTCTGCATGACTGCAGAAGCTTAACCAAGAGCCTTGTATCGGCATGCGTTGGTATTGCAATTGAACAAGGCAGGATTCATGGCCTGGATGATAAAATTTTTAACTACTTTCCTGCATATACAAAATATGCCACCAGTAAAAGAGCCAATATTACGATCAGGGACTTGTTAACCATGAGCGCCGGTTTTAAATGGAATGAAAACACTCCATACACAGATACCTTAAACGATGAAATAAATATGTCCACAAAGCCGGATGTGGTTGACTATGTTTTAAGCAAGCCAATGGTGCACACACCGGGTACCGTATGGAATTACAGTGGCGGATGTACCCAGTTACTTGCCGAATTAATAAAGAACGCAACCGGATTACGGATAGATAGCTTTGCAAAAACGTATTTATTTAAACCGCTTGGCATTACAAATTATAACTGGTATGTAAGGCCTTCATTAACTCCAAAGGAAGGGGAAGTGGTCTGGGCGCCTTCGGGTTTGAGAATGCGGCCCATTGATCTGGCAAAAATAGGTACACTGTATCTTAATAAGGGCAGCTGCAATGGAAACGCAATTCTGTCTGAAAAATGGGTAGAACAATCACTTCACTGGCAAATAAACACAGATGGATTAAGTGAAGGTTATGGGTTTCAATTTTGGTGTACGCAGCCTTTTATTGCCAAGGAGTACACCAATGTTACCATGGCTGATGGCAACGGAGGACAAAGAATATGCATGATACCGTCTAAATCTATTGTAATTGTGCTTACGGCCGGAAATTATGATGAAGCCGGTTCAATTTCAGACGACCTGTTAACGAACGTCTTTTTTCCGGCAATTCATTAA
- a CDS encoding M16 family metallopeptidase encodes MLDRSVAPPIVDAVNFNLQLQPYQKYTLKNGVEVYAVNAGTEDVLQMEWVFDAGNWQEEKNLQAAVTNFLLKNGTTTKSAYDLNEYFDYYGAYLNRHCYAETAVISLHCLTKHVQELLPAVKDIIANSTLPQKEMEIAVQNMKQKLDVNLKKSSFVAGRLIDVYLFGEEHPYGRFSRHEDFDRLTREDLVAFYEKYYRNGAFKIFIAGKLPQHIDRLLDAHFGDLPNQKSTDRQFTIHPAEQKKYQVINDDKNNQGSIRIARPFFNRHHPDFLKCQVLNVVFGGYFGSRLMANVREEKGYTYGIHSYLLNNRYANGWMIATEAGRDVSDAAIEEVYKEMALLREEPVDADELLLVKNFMMGSILGDLDGPFHIIARWKNNILNGLEDDFFDRSIQNIKNITAAELQEMADKYLHPEAFYELTVI; translated from the coding sequence ATGTTGGACAGAAGTGTAGCGCCTCCCATTGTAGATGCGGTGAATTTTAATTTACAGTTGCAACCCTATCAAAAATACACCCTTAAAAATGGTGTGGAAGTATATGCCGTAAACGCCGGAACGGAAGATGTGCTGCAGATGGAATGGGTGTTTGACGCCGGCAACTGGCAGGAAGAGAAGAACCTGCAGGCAGCAGTCACCAATTTTCTCTTAAAGAACGGTACCACTACCAAAAGCGCTTATGACCTGAATGAATATTTTGATTATTATGGTGCCTACCTGAACCGGCATTGTTATGCGGAAACCGCAGTGATCTCCCTGCATTGTTTGACCAAACACGTGCAGGAATTATTGCCTGCGGTAAAAGATATTATTGCCAACAGCACCCTGCCTCAAAAGGAAATGGAAATAGCGGTGCAGAATATGAAGCAAAAGCTGGATGTAAACCTGAAAAAAAGCAGCTTTGTTGCCGGCCGGCTCATTGATGTATACCTGTTTGGGGAAGAGCATCCTTACGGACGTTTCAGCCGGCATGAAGACTTTGACCGGCTTACCCGTGAAGACCTGGTTGCATTTTATGAAAAATATTACCGGAACGGGGCGTTTAAGATATTCATCGCCGGAAAGCTGCCACAACATATTGACCGGTTGCTGGATGCGCATTTTGGTGATTTGCCCAACCAAAAAAGTACTGATCGGCAATTTACCATACATCCCGCGGAGCAGAAAAAATACCAGGTGATCAATGACGATAAAAATAACCAGGGATCCATAAGGATTGCACGTCCGTTCTTCAATCGCCATCATCCCGATTTTTTAAAATGCCAGGTATTAAATGTTGTATTCGGCGGGTATTTCGGAAGCCGGTTAATGGCCAATGTCCGCGAAGAAAAAGGGTATACCTATGGTATTCACAGCTACCTGCTCAATAACCGTTATGCCAACGGCTGGATGATTGCTACAGAAGCCGGCCGGGATGTAAGCGATGCCGCCATTGAGGAAGTGTATAAAGAGATGGCGTTATTGCGTGAAGAGCCTGTTGATGCGGATGAACTGTTGCTGGTCAAAAATTTTATGATGGGTTCCATACTGGGAGACCTGGATGGCCCTTTTCATATTATTGCCCGCTGGAAGAATAATATCTTAAATGGCCTGGAAGATGATTTTTTTGACCGTTCCATTCAGAATATAAAAAATATTACCGCCGCAGAATTGCAGGAGATGGCCGATAAATACCTGCATCCGGAAGCGTTTTATGAACTGACGGTGATTTAG